The segment TTGTTGGCTACTTTCTTATAGGGTTTTTACTACCGCTGTTGTGCGGAATAAACGCACGGgtaatgcaaataaatttgtgattttattgcacacaaaaaaaaatcaaagccaGAGAGCACTTTTggtctcttttttctttctttttctatctctctctctctctctttgtaaATATAGTACAGAACGTGGTattgtgaagaatttcctttttgggTGGACGCAGCAAACAGCTcaagtaaagaaaagaatgaagttaaagaaaaactcaccaaAATCTGTCCACATGAAGCGCAGTAGCGACTGGCTGTTCCAGGACTAAGGGGTCTGCTGCTAGACGGACTGTACGGCACTGGGCTGCTCGTTGTGCGCTGACGATGGTGCTGCATCCCCGCAAGGAGACCTCCACCATCGGCATTGTAGAGACGCTCCTCTTCCATTTCCAGCGATGACTCCGACTCGGATAAGTGGCGACAGAGGGCCTCACGTCGCTCCACTTCCAGCTGAAGTTTTCGCTGAAGACGCAAATTCTCCTCACGTAACCCAATGCAACGCTCTTCCTGCGCAAATTGTGCCATCTTCTCCTGCGTCTCCTTCTGAGCTGCTGCCAAATTCGCCCGTAGACGCACCACTTCACTCCGGAGTGTCTGAATGTGCGAACTGAGATTGGACGCAGTGTCCCCATTTGTAGCTGCTGCTAATTCCTCATACTTTGGGCTCGTTGGATCAGACACCGGTTGATCCAATTTTATCTGCAACGATCTCTTCTCAGCCTCCAACTTATCCATTCGTTTCCACAGCTTATTCACGAGTGCCTCCTGTTCCTGCTCCAGCGTATTCTCCAGTTCAATCATCTCACGGCGTAGCTGCTCAAGATTCGTCTGCTTTGCCAGCGTTTCCGCTTCTagcttctcaattttcctcatCAACTTATTCACCAAGCATTCCTGCTCTTGCTCCAGCGTCTGCTCCAATTTGCACTTCTCCTGACGCAATTGATCCAACTTCCGCGATAAGTCATTCGTGAGGCATTCCTCTTCACGCTCATAGTGATGTGCCAGTGTCTCCTTCTCCTTCTTCAATGCCTGAATCTTCTTCAGGAGAGTATTCGAAATGTATTCCTCTTCTTGCTCTGCCTTTGCTTGCTACAAatgcaaatgaaataaaagaaattaaggagaagctaaaattaaatgtctggtagtaatttttcataaaggaAACAGAGGTAGACAACAAAAATACGAGgttacaaagaaaatcattaaaaatgcaagaaaacaatttaaactgtgagcattttttttaaatcaatttattagcAAAATGGACAACAGACCAACCGAGTAAacctttttaactttttttcttacatttttgcgTAAATAAATCCATGTAATTTCCTTTGTTTAAATGTAATAAACTAATTATAAAACACTCGAATAATTTAAGAGAatcttcttttcaaattaaaattttttattacaaaaaaaaacccttaaaaGGTTCCATActctcttaaaatatttaatgaatcaTTTGCGATAAATGCGACGCGAAgcaatataatttctttttaaagaaaatacaaattaaattgataaaatataaacATCCAGAGAAGAGAATTGAATGATAATGGCAAACAAAATAGAAACAAAACTTACTCAAGAGAAATTCCCTCATTAATTAGGACTAAATTCCGAggtattttattgctttgaattttttctataagaaaaaaaaagcattctTACGTAATACGCGagttccattaaaaaaaaatgaggattagataaaattttatagccCCCAATTTGGGATTTGCTGCAGTGGCGTGCAGaatggagagagaaaaatcaattgactGGATCAATGGGGAAGGCCTTGGAGGGTTGAAATGCGCGTTGCCTCCTCGCTTTTCACAGCTGAAGGCTTTGCTCTGTTTGAAGGCTATTCTGGGATttgcattttgctttttttttactttatcgGCGGCCTTGGGTGGGCAAAAATTACTCCACCCCTCCGCCGTCAGCTGAGTGTTGAACACTTTGCCCTTTTTGCACTCGCgaattaataatataattaacTGGCCAGATGCCCGTTTGCACACATCTGATAAAATGAGATTTGGCGCTCATTCCGGATATGCACGAGGTGGGATGACTGAGAAATATTAGGTATTGCGGGGTGGTATAGTGGGAGAATCAGAGAAAATGTACTCACAATGATGACCGATGCCTGTCGGAGGGCACGATTCTCTTCCTGGAGAACCTTCACGCGTATCTTGTAGGTCTCCATTTCGACTTTGAGTACACGATTCTGTTGCTGGAGGCTCTCAATGCGCTTACTGTTGTTCCCGGAAGATACCCGGAACggcaaaaaaagagacacATTGACCTCAATtgaattgcaataaaatgcataaagatGAGACTCACCTGAGTTGCTCCCGAGAAACTGGACTTGGGGGCAACATAACGCCATCCAGGGAACTCTCAGATTCACATGGACTATCCATTTCTGCCGGATTTCAAGGCTTCTTCTTCGACACTGCACACGCACACACGTTTTTTCCACCTTCAAGAAAAACCTCAATTTCTTCACCACAAAACACCAATGCCTGCAGAGAAGGGTATCCGTGATTAAATTGTGCGCCACAAACTAATTAGCTCGAGGACAATTTCATCCAAATTCACTCGCACACACAAGATGCAAATTTGGCCTTGTGGCTTGAAAAGGCTGGGGccgtaaagctttaaaataaaaaaaaaaaaaaaaaaaagatgcaaatttcagttttttttttggacaaaGCCCAAATGTCAAGAAAATGACCAAGTCAATGCACTTCCTTTAGgctttgagaaagaaaatttcaatgaaattttcatgaaagttTGCTAAGTTTTTGTATTgagtaatttgaattttttaattggattaatttctatttcaaaatttattttttggacaATTAATTCCATTAATTCGAATTTTTATAGTGTCATTAATgacctaaataaaaaaaaatagttttctgattaatttttcaattgaagttAGCAGCAGATATACTTTTTGCACCTACTACTTATTTATATGGATATCtaattttagaacattttttactcttttcacaacaattaatataaattaatattatttaattaatacaataataaaatataatttataatttcaatgggtaaagaaattctttaaggaAAATCCAAGCTTTGaggttaaaatattaaaaactttttttttagtttggacagaaaattttagagataactattttttttgggcagttttttcttaaaacttgAGAGAGTCAAAttaccaaaaataaaatacggTCTTCCCCGCATAATCAAGTATTAGTTACACTCTTCTAACCCATTATGCgtaagaagagtttaaccaagacttgattaagcggggtatgactgtaatatctaataataaaacaataattaaaagaagatctaacctaattgaatgaaatttaatgaaataaattgaaatttttcttccggagaaatgaaataatttatccagttaaaattttcataaaatttcacaagTCTCATTTTTCTGAAGCGCACCTCCCTATTTTGCATACATTTTCTTACACAAATCGTTGGAATTTCCACTCAAACACACCTGAAACACTTTATTTGGACTTCATTCTTACCTTttggggctttggggggaatttTTGGGTCACAATTCAaggataaaatgcaattttttcacGAGCACCGAAATGTCTTCACGGAACCCCGTTTTTGCAACTACCTCCATGTACAATGTAATTTACATGGAAATTCCATGTAAGTTTGGCTTTCGCGAGCTTAATATAAAAAGTGAGGTTAATCCATAATCTTtgcttattaatttatttattttaccttCCTTTCACTACAGaaagattatttattaattcaaatgtacaaataattgtaattaaaagttttattgtataattaatcccaaaaatttaatgttgatGGTAAGAGGTACGACTCTTACATGTCATGTAGGATTGAGATGCTAATGACCCACAGAGCCCATGACAGCTGTCACATTTCCATGTAGGACTTATTTACTAATTTTCTGTACGGACACTGTATGTGTGtatgaaagtaaaataaaatttataaatgtgTTTGTGTGCgaatgaaaatcttatttgaattttaaagattgattttgttattttccATTAGATTCCTAAAATTGTTCCTTAATTCGTACGAGCTATCTTCTTATCCGGTGAacttttatcagttttttcAAAGGATCTCTTGAGTAGTTTCTTCCCATTTTTCTTCTCGGGTGATTCCTCTTCCGTTAGATCCTGCAAAACATaaccacaaaaattaattttcccgcCAGAATAtcagctgtttttttttttaataaggtTATGTGACGCTATATACCTCATCATCCATTTCGTAATTAGGATCGTCTAACTCCTCTTCCTCAAATTCGGCCGCCTCCTCGAAATTCTCTTCAGTTTCAATTAGTTTACCATCCTGGGTGGGAAAAGTgatgtccggcagcaaatccAAACGCTCAGGGTGCATCTCCTTGACGAGGTCCTTAAGTAAATTCGAAATATCTTCACGTTTCTTCGTCACGGCAAGTGTTGTGAACCAATTTTGTATTTGCTTCACGGGTAATCTGTAGTCTCGAATGGGATTACTGAAGAACTCCTCAACGTACTGCAGCAAGTACAGGCCACAGTCTGTGAAATTGTTCTGTTGTGGCACCTTTACCGTGTGTCCCGGCATATTTGTCTTATTGAACGTATGCACCGACGTGGGACACACCTTTGCCTTGTACTCACACGTCAGATAATCCCGAAGGGTAGCCACCACGCGACTCCGGTAGCCTCCAGCCAGGGAGTCGAAAATTAAGATGCACGGCCTaggaaaaagaaggaaaatttcatatattttttttaatgatacgAAAGGCTTTAAagtttcaaatattttgttttaaaaattttcttactgtttaaaaaatcttttaaatctaaatttttaaagatgatgattttttgatttcaaataacaatgaaaatttcaatgaaattttgcatgtaaaaaatgaaacttttaaatttatctaaattctaacaaaaataaaaaaaattgcttccaCGCTTTTTTTCACCCCAATTTACCTATAGAGactgttaaataaaattcaaaaaaatcaactcacTGCTTGATCGCTTGATGGCCTGGCTCAACTTCTGGTTCACTCTCTTCACTCTCCATGTCACTCTCATCAGCTTCTGCCTCATCACGTTCGCTCGCTGAATCATCattaaggaaaattgcttCTTCCTTCTTCGTGAGTGGCGTGATTGTTGTATTCCCAATGGTCACCGATACTTTCCGTTCGCCATCCTTTGAGGCACGTTTCTTGGGCGTTGGGGCCACTTTCACGGGAATCCCTCCATCGTACGTTTGGGGGCCCTTTAGGCCGGGAAAGCAAATAATAGCGAGGAACCAATGACTTTGTTCATTTATAGGAATTATGATGAATTCTTTATCGAAGAGATTGACACTCTTTGTCCACCCTTTGACACGATGATGCCTCTTCTGCGATGCCGTCATCTTGAGATCCTTTTCCATTTGTCGCTGCCGCGTTGACATTGCCGTGAGGCGTTTGTAGAAAAATGAACTAAAGATGTGCGTCTTGTCACGTTGCTCTTCCGTGAAGACCGACAACCGCAGATAGTTGAGATAGAAATCAATAATCACATCATTGAGATATTGGTCGATGGCTAAGCACTTGTAGTCTTCCGTATTGATGGAAATCCCTCCTTTGCCTTGCGGATAGATGAGAATCTGATGAACATCGTCGGAATTCCCGCTTCCACCCTCATCAGCTGATGCACTTGATGTGTTTGCCATTTGATCAATCTTCATTGTGGACCGCTTGTAAAGCTCACTGGCATCCTTATAGGAGATCTCCTCCAATTCCGTAACACTATATAGCGACTTAATGACTGATTTTGTTTCATCCGTTATTACTTCTGCAAGAATTGTTATTCTGCGCACAGCTTCGTGTTTATGTGTACATGGATCAAAGTACGGGCCTTTTGAGGCACTTGATGCCATATCTAGGCTATTCCGAATGTATTCTGCACAACTGGGGGATGTATAGATGAAGAGAATGGGCAGCATTTTACCAAAATGTGCTATAATCTTTACAATTTCCTTGATCTGCACATCTAGGATTATATTTTCCTTGGCATTTCTGACATTCGGGGCAATTATTCGTACTCCTCGTGATGAAAAAATCacctgaaaataatttaaaaaaaaaacaacttatTTTTATACCATTCCGGAAACCTTTGCGTATACAAACATTGCCGGACATACCTGCTCCTTTGGCTCGTAGTGCAGCGTACCAATTCTTATCGTTCTACATTGTATGGATGTAAGGAGCTTGTCAGGAACATCTGTTAAGTCTGTAATGCACAATCTCTCATTGcctaaaaatcaaaagaacaaGGAAAACAATGAGAAAACACCGGAATTTCATCAAAGCCTTTTTCaactcttttttcttccatccaAATCAAATACCGCGGAAAAACAcgaaaaatatccaaatttCACCCCTAATTTCAATCCAGTTATACTTTACAGCTCCCACCTAACCATACACTTACGGAAATAACTCATTTTGGACACaaattaatctaatttttaacgaaataattcacaaaaagaacCATCACACATTTagtcttgaaattttcttgattttttgaggttagattGTCAAATCAATCACCTTTTTGCGACAACAGCGCCACTTGATTTCACTTCCTCCCGTTTCCCATGTAAGACGTTCTTAGAAAATGATCTAACCTAATTTTGTTTCTGACcccatagtttttttttaattccttttcttaCCTTTAATTGGGCTCTCCATTTCAGGAATCGCAGGCTCACAGGCGAGAGCTTTTATTTCTTCCGTCTTAGTAGAAACCTATAGGAATGTTTTTTAgtgtttattttatattacacAAGAAGACAagatattcaattcaattgaaaagtttttaaatttcaatgaaaaatgaaaatttcaatcattcATGCTCAtgaaattatagaaaaatatttcatgtttacactttttttttaggttatgataagtaatttttttgaagaatttttttcatgatacTGAATTTTACAGATTAGACTTTGAAACTTTCTTGTATTCAACATTTTTGTTTCGatgggaaaatatatttaaaaaatatataaattttaaggtTATGAAACTCACCGACTTCTTGGGCTTAGGCTTGGGTTTAGGCGTCTCTTCCTCATCGTCACTGCTGAGAGTAAGAATAATGGGTTCTTCCGTTTTTGTTGCACGCGTCCTATTGCGTACAGCTGCTGTACGGGCTTTTGCAGCTGAACTACTCTCTGTGACCTTTAGCACGGGCATAGTGGTGTTTTTGGGTATGGCGGACGTGGTGGAGGATGTTGCGGAGGAGTTCATGGAGTTGTTTGAGAGTGAAGAAGATGATGAGATGGTGCGCGTTAATTCCGGAACTGGCCTCTTTGGCACCAATTCCACCTTTTTCTGCATCGCTATGGGTTCTTTGGCAATCCGTACAAATTGCTTCTGTATCTTTGATTGCGTCGGAAGAGCCAAAGCAGGGATTTGTGTTCTAATTGGGGCTGACTGAGTCGTTGGCGTTGGCTTCGGCTGACTACATGGGATCCGCTTATATGTATCACCGAGAATGTGATGACAACGCTCACATTTGGCATGATCGATGCCACAGAAGCCACAATTGCTACACAAAGCAAGCCATCCTTGGATTATCTTTCGTTCCACAGCTGGGGGTTTTGGAGGCTCTGGCGGTGGTTCTGGCGTTGGGGGTGGAGCCGCCTTAATAGGTGTCAATTGTGGCTGCTGTGTTGCAGCTCCGAAGCTCTGTTGCCGCTGTGAGATTGGTGTTGATGTGACAAATTGACCCTGTTGCGGGCGAATGGGTGATCgctgttgttgctgctgcagCGGTGGTTGCATTGTtggttgctgctgctgctgttgaatatgctgctgttgctgctgctgcactGGTTGTTGAAATTGCTGCTGCAACTGCTCCACATTATTTTCCGTTCGCATAACAATCTCATTGGATACATTATCCTGTACCGGATCCCCCACAGTCACCACGTAGTCAATATTAGCTCCCGGATTTGAAACACACTGAATATTCGTGTCTGGTGTAAAAGGTACACCAACTTGCTCAAGCAATTCCTGCACCGTACACGATTCCTTCGGCAATGTGAACGTGATTAGCCTTTGTTCGCCACACTGCAAAATTACAAGCATTTTGGCACTCTCTCGCGTCTCACATTCCGGACTACTCTGTGTCAGTAGcatctgctgctgctgctgctgctgctgctgctgctgttgctgctggtTCGTTTGCTCCACATCCGTTGACATGCTGTTAAAGAGATCCTGCACCGACTGATTCACCGGCCTCTTCACGGCTGGACGCTGCGCCACCTGACCACGACCACGTCCACCACGAACAGCTTCGCCTGCCTTCATGACTTTCCGTTGTTTTAGATCAATTGATGAGCCATTTGAGACGCTACTGTATGTGCTCTCCTGACTTGAGAACTGCTCATCACTTGTTGTTGATTCCTCAGTATGATTAACGGTTATTTGACTCTTCTCGAGAATTGAGGCTGTTATACTCTCCTCGAGATCACCGTTTGGGTCATTTGAGGACTGTGACGTTGGCACAATATTCCTCACCTGccaaaacatgaaaaaaataagggaaaattctcaatttttttttaaaggaagtCAAGTGAATCTCCAAAAAACTCTCACCTCAAGTTTACTCGTCGTGCTTGGTTGAGTTGCCACCGCAGTTTGGGGCTTCTGCTGGATATTCGGGTAGGTGCGATTGACCTTCCCGAGTGGCGTGAGCATCCTCGTGGTGGTGGGAATACTGCCGGAGAAGCTGGCTTGACGCTGTTCCGGCTGTGACATTCGTATAAGACCGGAATTGAGCACACGCGGCGGACGAGGTTGCTGTGGTGTTGTCACGGACGCATAGCGTACAGGACGTGTCACACGTGGTGCTGCAACTTGTGCACGAGGCGTGGCTACTGTCGTTGGGGCCCTATAGCGATGTCTCACGGGTGTGGTTGCGGTGTGTCGTGGTTGAGAGAGAGAAGCTCGCGTTTGTGCCACTGTAGCACGATTCTGAATCACCGTAGTCGGCGTCTGGGCGCGCTGATACGTCAGCGTGGATTGCTGCATACGTATCTGCTGGCGCTGCATCTGTGGTGCCTGCTGGCGCACAATGATATTCTGCTGCATTGGCCGCGGCTGTGCCTGAATCTGCGGCTGTGGCGTCGTAATCGTGTACACGGGAGCCTGTCGCGTGGAGTCGTAGATTATACgctgttgctgctgcattGGACTCTGCTGCGGGGCACGATTATTCAGCACCACGGGATTCTGAGCTTGAACTGTGGGCTGATGGACGATCACCGGTTGAGTGGGTGACGACTGTAGGATAACACGATTCGTCTGGGGTTGCTGGATGATTACCTGCTGTGCCTGTGGCTCGGGACTCTGTTGCACTAACCCCGTGTGTTGCAGTTGCCGCTGAATATTCCCCGATCCATCCGTTGATACGTAAATCTGTATATCAAAGTAGAAATTCAGTATTATTTCCCATAATTCTTCAGACATTTTAACCACTGAACGTTATTTTCCGTTCTAAAATTCCTTATCTCTCcctaattctttttattaactaTTAAATAACTGATTGAAAGGACCGTATTTTTATActtcaaaatttcttgaaattttcaatgaaagacGAAACTTTTCTTTGCTGTTTCAATAAATGAAAGATTGTGACtactaaattttcattttagtcCAGATTTTCGCAATTTCAGTAAAATTTGTATTATGTTCATAATGcttgttcttttattttccgctaaaaagaacttttgttTGCAATCTATTGGAAacctattgaattttttttctgaaaatttcaaaacaaagCAATTTTCAATGCCTTAAGAACCCCATccacaaattattttcattttgccgggaaatttaaaaaaaaaagaagaaaacaattaaagagattttggTAATCAAAGCTGGTTCATCTTACCTGATGCGATGTGAAGGAATCCGTAACAATGTCATCCTCCTGGAGGACGTATTGCGTCTGCTGTGGTTGGGCAACTTGCTGAGTATTTGGCCTCTGTTGGTAGACATACTGCATTTGATTTTCCGCAATCACTGTAGGCTCTGCGAGGATTAGCTGCACacaaagagatgaaaatgaaacttCATTCCTCTGAGAAAAAGCCACAAAACTTTCCGGAAAGAACTTACCCGTGATTGCGGTTGGATTTGCAAGTCATCCGATATGTTCACTACCCTAATGCCCGAATAGAAGCATTCATTCTCATCGGCATTTTGCACAAAGAAATATTGTGCCATTGTCTGGTGCTATGCTAAAAGATCCTGCGGAGGAGGAGAAAACACGCCTTGAAAATTTCCTGCAGCAAACATCCGGACACCTTCAGctgatgcaacttttttgtcTGCAGgaattcccccaaaaaatgcCAGGAAAATGAGTGAGAAATCTCGAAAATTTCCTTCGAGAGATTCCTGGCAGCAGGAACAGATTTGAGATTGAGAAGATGCAGCGGTATGTGGGGAAAGTGGCCCCAAATTGATGCGAAGTCTCCGAGAAAAAGTGATGGACGTCAGTGGCAATGAGAACTGCCAAATAGGGGCACCTTTCTCACCTCTAAAACACCCAATTCACGGGCAATcgaaagataaaatttaagtgAATGTCTTCACTGCACACTTATGTACGATATTGTCCacttttctgtattttcacaagacggaaaaatttggaaaattggggtataaaaatatttaacgcGAAAGCGGCAACGCATCCACACGGAAAAAGCAAATGGCGAGGGCGCTGCTGGCGTTTAGTGTGTGTCAGTGTGTGCGTGTgtcaaatttgaattttttaacggTCATCTGTATCTTACATGGAATGGCAAGTGGGACTTCTCCGGATTACTAATACCACTCATAGTGGTCCCACTGTATACCACTGATATAACTTCATGgggaaaagctcatttttacacatattttccacgaaaaactGCACTTTTCACACATTTCCCATCAAGGAGGATGATCCAGATGAACTTCCAGTAGCTTCCCGGAAGGAAATGACATGGTATGGCAGGAAGTCTCGATGCTTCTCGGTCGCATCTCTTGGTACGACTGATGTTGGTTAGGGCAGGTGCAGGGAGTTTTGTGGAGCCGTTTTTCGGAGTTTATTCTTCCGAAAAGTTTCGGTATGAGTCATCCGGAAAAAAAGTGGAATGAGTCATTTTGGTGCAGTCTATTGAGATTTCTTGTAAGaatcaaaagtttcttttattccGTGCTCCAAAATGTTCTCCAGTGGTCCCAATTATACGAAATTAAAGACACATCTGAGGTTATCCCTCAATCGTCTTAAATTgctggagaagaagaaatctgAATTAACACAGAAAGCGAGGAAGGTGAGAATTTTCCGGAATCTCAAGGAATTCCTGCACTTCTTCTTTCTTCCGGAAACTAATTCATTATTGGTGTTTGTTCCTAATAGGAAATTGCGGATTACATTGCTGCAGGAAAGGCAGAAAGGGCAAGGATTCGTGTTGAACACATCATCCGGGAGGATTATCTAGTTGAAGCAATGGAAATTGTTGAGATGTACTGCGATTTAGTGCTGGCACGCTTTGGCCTTGTAACGCAGATGAAGGATCTCGATGAGGGTATCGCAGAGGCGGTGTCCAGTCTAATTTGGGTGGCACCACGCCTCCAGGCAGATGTGCAGGAGCTCAAAGTTATTGCTGAGCAATTGACCACAAAGTATGGGAAGCCTTTTGCAGAGGGAGCCATCGCTGGGGCTCCTGGGCATCATGTTTCGGAGAAGTTGATGCACAAGATGGCTATTCAGGCACCACCGAAGCTCCTGGTTGAGAagtatttaattgagattGCCAAGAATTACAACATTGAATATGAGCCAGATCCGCAAGTAATGCGTGAGGCTAAGGAGGATGGTGTTCTCATTGATTTGAGCGATAAGAACAATCTCGATAGCAACATTCCCCAACCTCCGGGATTTATTGGCTTCCCACAGGCTCCACCTTTACCGCATATGCCTGAGCCACCAATGAGGAAGCCCTTTGACTATCCAAATATGCACGGAGGACATGGTGGAGGACCATCCGGAGGTGCTTCTGCACCACCATTCACCTACAACATCCCCCCAAATCCACCAGGACCGTCCGGGGAGAAGAAGGACCTCAACATCAATACGGATTTCGTCGACAATGAGCGTCATTCACTTCCGCCACCCTATTCAACCATCTCTCCTGATGATAATCTCCAGGTAAATGCTACTTCCTTCTCCACATCCCTGCCTTGCTTTTGTGTGAGAACTAATTCTAGCCAAAATCTCTCAATCTCTCTCTGTGTTTGATCACTAACCTATGGATTTGCGTGAGTACTTTGAAAATGATGAGTAATCCTCTTCCCTGTGGTTTATTAAAGACTTCCTACTTCTTCTGTCTTTCAAAGTAATTTCAACTGAGAGTTGTATCCAATGGAAATATCCTGATAATTTTCTGATTAggaatttttgaggaaataacTCAAGATAACTTAtcctaaaaaaattacaggTCCATGCGTGAAATATAATCGCAGAACGTACCTATCTTTAACACACTGACGACGggtaaaatacttcccaaaggTTTTTTACACGACATGTAACAATTAGTCACTGGCGTCCAGAAATGTTACCCGGTGGGACCATGGTGTTCTTATGTTCTTCGCAcgttatcagaaaatatttatttgacacAATATTCAGTAATGTGaaacacaaattttttttaatataaaattatcgcaaacaaaacacaatttagttttaaaaaatctttttttttaagatttcactAACTCGTATGTTGaataacaaaaattctaaCTCAGAACAGTCAGAGTGACATTTTAAATGGTATGATATTGGTGAGGAGAAGTTTTTGGacatatttggcatttttctcATGCCAACATAACCACACTTTCATATTCATGTGGAAAAAAGTCAGATTTATGAgataatttcagtgaaaatctctcagacgagtttcctttttgctattaaacattatgtagcatttttttatcagaaaaatttaattgaggttatgtaagaggaaaattttcttttcgtaaaatatataacctaaCTCACCTGATGATAACGTCAACAAGCAGgtttacttttttattctaaaaattctgaaaacttcataataCATGTATTTAGCTAATATCTACTCTGTGACagtgtgatttaaaaaaatctagaatattctaaatactTAGTCTGCTATTTCTATTTCCTTCATAGGATAATAATATCCAGAATTATCATTATCTAGTATATTCTAgataattcctttttcttgtcacaactaatttgaaatcttttaaatgctgatttcaaatcatttcataaatttaataaataatagatttattaatcatatatgaacaccttacgagtcagcaatcaaaattggctgaaaaaatgttggagaagttttcctacc is part of the Lutzomyia longipalpis isolate SR_M1_2022 chromosome 3, ASM2433408v1 genome and harbors:
- the LOC129793341 gene encoding uncharacterized protein LOC129793341, with protein sequence MAQYFFVQNADENECFYSGIRVVNISDDLQIQPQSRLILAEPTVIAENQMQYVYQQRPNTQQVAQPQQTQYVLQEDDIVTDSFTSHQIYVSTDGSGNIQRQLQHTGLVQQSPEPQAQQVIIQQPQTNRVILQSSPTQPVIVHQPTVQAQNPVVLNNRAPQQSPMQQQQRIIYDSTRQAPVYTITTPQPQIQAQPRPMQQNIIVRQQAPQMQRQQIRMQQSTLTYQRAQTPTTVIQNRATVAQTRASLSQPRHTATTPVRHRYRAPTTVATPRAQVAAPRVTRPVRYASVTTPQQPRPPRVLNSGLIRMSQPEQRQASFSGSIPTTTRMLTPLGKVNRTYPNIQQKPQTAVATQPSTTSKLEVRNIVPTSQSSNDPNGDLEESITASILEKSQITVNHTEESTTSDEQFSSQESTYSSVSNGSSIDLKQRKVMKAGEAVRGGRGRGQVAQRPAVKRPVNQSVQDLFNSMSTDVEQTNQQQQQQQQQQQQQQMLLTQSSPECETRESAKMLVILQCGEQRLITFTLPKESCTVQELLEQVGVPFTPDTNIQCVSNPGANIDYVVTVGDPVQDNVSNEIVMRTENNVEQLQQQFQQPVQQQQQQHIQQQQQQPTMQPPLQQQQQRSPIRPQQGQFVTSTPISQRQQSFGAATQQPQLTPIKAAPPPTPEPPPEPPKPPAVERKIIQGWLALCSNCGFCGIDHAKCERCHHILGDTYKRIPCSQPKPTPTTQSAPIRTQIPALALPTQSKIQKQFVRIAKEPIAMQKKVELVPKRPVPELTRTISSSSSLSNNSMNSSATSSTTSAIPKNTTMPVLKVTESSSAAKARTAAVRNRTRATKTEEPIILTLSSDDEEETPKPKPKPKKSVSTKTEEIKALACEPAIPEMESPIKGNERLCITDLTDVPDKLLTSIQCRTIRIGTLHYEPKEQVIFSSRGVRIIAPNVRNAKENIILDVQIKEIVKIIAHFGKMLPILFIYTSPSCAEYIRNSLDMASSASKGPYFDPCTHKHEAVRRITILAEVITDETKSVIKSLYSVTELEEISYKDASELYKRSTMKIDQMANTSSASADEGGSGNSDDVHQILIYPQGKGGISINTEDYKCLAIDQYLNDVIIDFYLNYLRLSVFTEEQRDKTHIFSSFFYKRLTAMSTRQRQMEKDLKMTASQKRHHRVKGWTKSVNLFDKEFIIIPINEQSHWFLAIICFPGLKGPQTYDGGIPVKVAPTPKKRASKDGERKVSVTIGNTTITPLTKKEEAIFLNDDSASERDEAEADESDMESEESEPEVEPGHQAIKQPCILIFDSLAGGYRSRVVATLRDYLTCEYKAKVCPTSVHTFNKTNMPGHTVKVPQQNNFTDCGLYLLQYVEEFFSNPIRDYRLPVKQIQNWFTTLAVTKKREDISNLLKDLVKEMHPERLDLLPDITFPTQDGKLIETEENFEEAAEFEEEELDDPNYEMDDEDLTEEESPEKKNGKKLLKRSFEKTDKSSPDKKIARTN